A portion of the Candidatus Nitrosotenuis aquarius genome contains these proteins:
- a CDS encoding tyrosine-type recombinase/integrase — translation MVKARAENKPRLTTERRYDVYNYEKRIEYVFKQTQKEFSPENLSLVQKYDKLMVSLSMAKATREKHLKTILNLNRFYENKNWEKITKDDVMDLVYKIMKTYSIDGQETNTTWDHKKILKIFVRWIKLGSREFSEVGDPEETKLVKLKKVRDTISRENLLTESDRTRLLHVATHPRDKALIDVQFEAGTRPGELLSLKVKHVKFDKYGAIIKVDGKTGSRTVRLVRSAVTLNAWLNVHPFKDDPEAPFWPILTKQKYGQALSYYSARQLVAKICERAYLEKRVYLNLFRHSEATETANFMTEAQMKLRHGWTNASKMPARYVHLVQSDVDKVILERYGLKNNEKPDLKVPKKCPFCDQMNSPDVDRCEKCLKPLDLQAAMEKDEEQELQKDELTRLGQIVDNLTHQKEAEVQLQNDQIARQNQIIENMLNEIKEMKKALSESL, via the coding sequence ATGGTAAAGGCAAGGGCCGAAAACAAGCCCAGATTAACCACAGAGAGAAGATATGATGTTTACAATTATGAAAAAAGAATAGAATACGTTTTCAAACAAACCCAGAAAGAGTTTTCGCCTGAAAATCTATCATTAGTTCAAAAATATGATAAACTAATGGTTTCACTCTCTATGGCCAAGGCTACCAGAGAAAAACACCTAAAGACAATATTGAACCTAAATCGATTCTATGAAAACAAGAATTGGGAAAAAATCACCAAGGATGATGTTATGGATTTAGTCTACAAAATAATGAAGACTTATTCCATAGATGGTCAGGAAACCAACACTACTTGGGACCATAAGAAGATCCTCAAAATTTTTGTTAGATGGATAAAGCTAGGCTCTAGAGAATTCAGTGAAGTCGGAGACCCCGAAGAGACCAAGCTTGTCAAACTCAAGAAGGTTAGAGATACCATATCTAGAGAAAATCTCCTAACTGAAAGCGATAGAACTAGACTACTCCATGTTGCAACACATCCAAGAGATAAAGCATTGATTGATGTGCAATTTGAGGCTGGTACAAGACCTGGAGAACTATTAAGTCTAAAGGTAAAACACGTCAAATTCGACAAATATGGAGCCATAATCAAAGTTGATGGAAAGACAGGGTCTAGAACAGTCAGACTAGTCAGATCTGCAGTGACGCTCAATGCTTGGCTAAATGTGCATCCTTTCAAAGATGATCCAGAAGCTCCATTTTGGCCAATACTTACAAAACAAAAATATGGTCAGGCATTATCATATTACTCAGCTAGACAGTTAGTTGCAAAAATATGTGAAAGGGCCTATTTAGAAAAACGAGTTTATCTCAATTTATTCAGACATTCTGAAGCAACAGAAACAGCCAATTTTATGACTGAAGCTCAGATGAAGTTACGACATGGATGGACAAATGCATCAAAAATGCCAGCCAGATATGTTCACCTAGTTCAATCTGATGTTGACAAGGTCATCTTGGAGAGATACGGACTAAAAAATAATGAAAAACCAGATCTAAAGGTACCAAAGAAATGCCCATTTTGTGATCAAATGAACAGTCCAGATGTAGACAGATGTGAAAAGTGCCTCAAACCACTTGACCTACAGGCAGCAATGGAAAAAGACGAAGAACAGGAATTACAAAAGGACGAACTGACTAGACTAGGTCAAATAGTAGATAATCTGACTCATCAGAAAGAAGCCGAAGTACAGTTACAAAACGACCAGATTGCAAGACAGAATCAGATAATTGAAAACATGTTAAATGAAATCAAAGAGATGAAAAAGGCACTATCAGAATCGCTTTAG